GTCGAGGGGACCGGTCCCACCACAGCCCGCACCCTCGCCGCCAAGGTCCGCTCCGCCGCACGTGAGGCCGGGATCGACGCCGACCCCGCGCGCGGCCTCGGTGAACGCCGCGCCTACTGCGCCGCCCTGTCGCGCCTGGTCGGTCTCGGCGTGCTCACCGAGACCTCCGGAACCGTGCGCGCCCACCAGGCCGATCCCGCCGCCGACGTCTCACTCACCCCGGACACCGAGGCCCTGCGTTCGGTCGCCGCGCACCTGCCCAGGGCGGGCGACACCCCGGATTCCTTCCTCGCTGACGCCGCCGATCCGGATCCGGAGAGCGACCAGGCGGGCGAGGTCGCCCTGCGCCGCCTGCTCGCCGAAACCGCCGTCGTCTACCGCGAACACCTCTCCGACCGCCAGCGCGACCGCCTCGCCGCCCACCAGTGGCGGGCCGCCGCGGCGCTCGGGAACCTGCTCGGCTGCGACACCGAGATCCGCGCCGAGGGTGTGGCGCTCGTCATGCCGGACGAGGCCGCGGCGACCCCGCGCTTCCCCTCGGACGACCCCGTCGGACACACGGCCCTGGCCCTGGTCCGGCACCTCTCCGGCCGCCTGCACCCCGGTCGCCCCGCCACCTCCGTCCCCGTTCCCGACCGGGAACTGACTACGGCACTGGAGATCCTGGGCGGATCGGACGCCCCGGTCCGGACCGATTGGGCGCGCACCGCGGGCCCCGAGATCCCCGACCCGGAGCGGCTGTCCGCGCTCGTGCTGGAACTCCTCACCGGTCTGGGCCTGCTCACGGGCGGCCCCGGATCGTGGGAGCTCACCGCCGCGGCGGCCAGGTTCGGCGCCGACGTGGACGAGCGCGTCCCCCGGATCCAGGACAATGACGAAGACAGCCGGACACACCCCACACAACCGCGTGGATCCGGTCAGGACGAAACCGAGGGCGGGGCCGCTCCCCAGGCCGACCCCCGCGGCGACCTCGACCGGGTGGCGTCCGTGCTGCAAGCGGTGGCGAACGAGAAGGTGAGCGCGACCAGTGGTGACACAGGAGACGATCGAGGCCCCCGGAACAACTCCGGCTGACCCTGCCGACACCCCCCGCTACCGCCTCGAACGCGCGGGCATCCGGAACGTCTGGCAGTACGACGACCACGTCCTGGACTTCGCCGAGGGACGGCTGCTGCTGCGCGGCCGCAACGGCGCGGGCAAGTCCAAGGCGCTGGAGATGCTGCTCCCCTTCCTGCTGGACGGGGACATGCGACGCCTGGACACCACCGGCACCAATCGCACCAGCCTGCGCTGGCTCATGGCCGACGACCCCCGTGCCGCGCGCCCCGTCGAGGAGGGCACCGGCCCCGACCTGCTGGGCGGACCCGCCGAACCGGAGCCCGCACCCGAGGCCGGGCGGGGGGCTGGCCAGGACGCGACCGCCGAGGCCACGGGCGCCGCCGGTGTCCCCGGTGGCTCCGGCGGGGCGACGGACTCCGACGCTCCGGCCGGCTCCGGGCCCGGCACCCGCCTGGGCTACCTGTGGGTCGAGTTCACCACCGCCCGCGGCGACCGCGGCCTCGACTCCGCGGCCCCGGCCCACCGCACCCCCACCGGCCCCAACACCGCCTCCGCGCTGCTCGCCGCCTCCGCTCCCGAGTCCCCGGAAAACACGGAGACCCAGGAAGAAGAGCCCGCTCCCGGCGCCCAGCCCCGGCACCTCACCCTCGGCGCGGCCGTCATGGCCGTGGGCGACGCCGACCCCCGCTGCGTGTTCTTCGTGACCGACCGCCGCGTCGGCCACGACCTCGAACTCGTCATCGACGGCCGACCCAAACCCGTGGACCGGCTCCGCTCGGAGATCGGTGCCGACAACTGCTTCACCAGCGCCGTCCCCTACCGCGCCCGGGTGATGCGCGACCTGTTCGGTATCGACGACTCCGTCCGCTACCGCAACCTCATCCACCTGCTCTACCGCCTGCGCCGCCCCACCATCGGCGACCGCCTCGAGGCGGGCGAGCTGGTCGGCGTCCTGTCCGAGGCCCTCCCGCCCATGGACGAGTCCGTCCTGGACGCGGTCGCCCGCAACATCGCCGACCTCGAACAGGCCCGCACCGACAAGAACCAGCTCACCGAGGCCGGTGCCGGGGTCAGCGCCTTCCTCACCGACTACCACGGCTACCTCCTGCACGTCCTGCGCGCCCGCTCCGCCGAGGTCCGCGAACAGCTCGACTCGTGCACCCGCCGCACCGAGGAGACCGACCGCCTGCGCGCCGAGCTGGACGAGCTCATCACCGCCGAAAGCCAGATCGCCGAGGAACGCGACCAGGCCCGCCGCACCCGCGACACCGCCGAAGCCGATGACGGCACCCTCGCCGCCGCCCAGAGCAACGCCGCCACGGCCACCACCAACGAACGCCGCGCCTACGACGCCGCCGTCGGCGCCTACATCCGCGCCGCCGAGGCAGCCTGGGCCGCAGCCGAACACGCCGCCACCACCGAGACCCACGCGGTGGAGCGCCTGGCCGAGGACACCGCCGCCATCGAGCGCGCCCTCGAAGTCCTGCGCCAGACCCACCTGGAGGCCTCCCGCGCCGCCACCGCCGCCGGACTCGACCCCCGGGCGCTCGGCCAGATCCCCGACGCCCGCACCACCGTGCACGCGCCCCGGGAGAACACCACCCGGGTCGACCTCCAAGGCCTCGAACAGGCGGTGGAGCGCGCCCCGGTCCACGGCATCGACCTCGCCGACCTGCGTGAACACCTCGGACGCCTGCACGACCGCCTCACCAACGCCGCCAACGCAGCGGCCGACCGCACCGATCTCGCCGCCCGGCTCACCGGCCTGACCACCGCCGAGGCCGCCGCAGACCGCCGCCTGGTCGCCCTGACCAGCGAGGCCGAGAGCGCCGAGGCCACCCTGGAGCACACCCACACCCGCGAACAGGAGGCCATCGCCGCCCTGCGCGCCGAAAGCGCCGCCTACGCCGACGGCGTCCGCACCTGGGTGGCGGGCCTGCGCGACTCCAGCCACGCCCACGCCCTCGGCGAGGCCATCCACGAGCTGGAGGGCAGCGTCGAACTGCCCATCACCGAAGCCCTGCGCGTACTGGACCCCGGGGTCCCGGCCACCGTCGCCCGCCTCGCCCACACCGCCGTCGACCCCCTCCTCGAAGAACTGCGCGCCCGCCGCGACGTCGCCGTCAACGAGGAGGGCCAGCTCTCCGACG
This DNA window, taken from Nocardiopsis exhalans, encodes the following:
- a CDS encoding TIGR02678 family protein translates to METNTHLEDAALIGERQAAARALMSRPLLARRTHPVEFSLVRAHAEWLVQRFQRVLGYRLTVADDHARLVKRGLVDEVVSPTGRATGARFTPRTHTYLALALAVLVEGTGPTTARTLAAKVRSAAREAGIDADPARGLGERRAYCAALSRLVGLGVLTETSGTVRAHQADPAADVSLTPDTEALRSVAAHLPRAGDTPDSFLADAADPDPESDQAGEVALRRLLAETAVVYREHLSDRQRDRLAAHQWRAAAALGNLLGCDTEIRAEGVALVMPDEAAATPRFPSDDPVGHTALALVRHLSGRLHPGRPATSVPVPDRELTTALEILGGSDAPVRTDWARTAGPEIPDPERLSALVLELLTGLGLLTGGPGSWELTAAAARFGADVDERVPRIQDNDEDSRTHPTQPRGSGQDETEGGAAPQADPRGDLDRVASVLQAVANEKVSATSGDTGDDRGPRNNSG